One Shewanella sp. MR-4 DNA window includes the following coding sequences:
- a CDS encoding DUF4124 domain-containing protein, which yields MRVLTLISLLLLSLLAQATVYKWVDKDGKVHYSDEPHPNAEVVELKEKTLNQIALPPVKNDANDSQVIQQIQYQVVITSPMEEETVRDNNGDFQVTATVTPEIKSQYLMALKLDGQMVGQPQVGGIFQLTNIDRGEHTIVVDTMTQNGKVFASSSPRKIFLHQAAMNPVPKKQPKSN from the coding sequence ATGCGTGTATTAACCCTCATCAGCTTATTGCTGCTCAGCCTGCTCGCTCAGGCAACAGTGTACAAATGGGTCGATAAGGATGGAAAAGTCCATTACTCAGATGAACCCCACCCCAACGCCGAGGTAGTTGAGTTAAAAGAAAAAACACTCAATCAGATTGCCCTTCCCCCGGTCAAAAATGACGCTAATGACTCGCAAGTCATTCAACAAATTCAGTACCAAGTCGTCATCACCTCCCCCATGGAAGAGGAAACCGTCAGGGACAATAACGGTGACTTTCAAGTTACTGCGACTGTTACCCCTGAGATCAAAAGTCAGTATCTGATGGCCTTAAAACTCGACGGCCAAATGGTTGGTCAGCCTCAAGTAGGCGGCATCTTTCAACTGACTAACATCGACCGAGGTGAACATACCATTGTTGTCGACACTATGACTCAAAACGGCAAAGTCTTTGCATCTAGCTCTCCACGAAAGATATTTCTTCATCAAGCGGCGATGAATCCAGTCCCGAAAAAGCAACCTAAATCCAATTAA